Part of the Candoia aspera isolate rCanAsp1 chromosome 1, rCanAsp1.hap2, whole genome shotgun sequence genome, AAAAGAGGAGATGCCAAGTTATTGgtaaaaatagaaatggaaatgctTAAAGGAGAGAAAGTAatcacacacactcatacatgtGTGATGAACTGGTGGTATATATTAGTAAtggaggattttattttttttagacaaATAGGAatcagcattctctctctctctctctctctctttccctccctcatcTGGAGATGAAGGCTGAGAGGCCTCTCCCACTTGTATTGCATTTATCTCAAATGTATGGGTGTGGGATGGAATAGTTACTGAAGGGGAAGCAACAGCTGTTCTCtttttgaattgttttaatattttggtgCGGAAATCGATTCATTCCTTTATTGCCTGTACCTGCGGTCCAGCCACCACAGCTCTTGAGTAGTTTATAGAACCATCAAATAAAAGAATGTAGTAAAAGATTGCCTGGAAAGCAAAGGTACAGAACAAAATCCAAGTGAAGACAAAGTAAAAGGAAGAGCAGCATGAAGATCTAAAAAGTACAAATGCAGATtgtagggaggaaggaaggaaggaaggaaggaaggatggatcaGCCAAAGAGATGAAGTAGAAAGGGTTTCAGTGGGCATTTAAAATGGCATAGCATAGGTAGAGTCTTTCTGGGTTATGGCTGTATCTTGGAAATGTATGAGCACTTATTTTCAGCAGAGTGAAAGGAGacaaataattaaaagagataagCCCATCTTGTACTGATGCAAAATGTCTGTAGCTTCTCCAGCCTGTCCTTTTTGTACAAGGCTGCAGTGTCGGGTCCTTATCGTGCCCTCCTCTTTCCgcccctccctgcctgccttcagctgctgtgaGCTCATCCCACATTATACAGGGCTGTGGCTTCCACCTCCCTCCCTCACCAATGGAGCACCGGAGCATCCCCGGTGAAGCCATGGGCAAGACGGCGGCAATTCTCTTGCCAGCCCAGGGCTCACTCCATGGGTTCATCTCCCAGCCAGCCCCATCTCCCCAAGCCGGCTTCTGGATCCAAGAGCTTTCCCAGGAACCAAAGGAGGGGGTCTTAGCAGTGAAGGGGTGGTGGTGAAGAGAGGCTGTGGGCAGATCTTAGTCAGTCCCCAGAGCTGTCGGTGAAGGCGTCGAGCGCATGATCTCCTAACAAAGGAAAGAAGAGCCGTTGATCCTGGGGGCTGAATAATGTCCACTAATACGTCTTGGATGAAAAAGGAAGGGGGCTGCTGTGACAACCCCACTTTTAGAAACTGAGTCTTCCTTTACATGAAGGGAGAAGAGCTGCTTGAGGATCCTAGATAGGGagagggaggtggggagagagactGGGAGACTTGCTATGCTGTGAGGATGGGAGGAATGAAGTTTTGTCTGAAGAACGTGTCCTCCAAGTGGAACAGCAGGAATTCCTCTGAGATTGTATGCAAAACTCCACCTTTTTCCACAGGAGGAAACCCCAGTCAAACTCCAGAGGCTTAGGATTAAACAAGAGGACTTCtggatgatttgtttgtttgtttttgttaggTACTTTAGCTATTGTACTATAATTCAAGCaagtaaaagcaaaattaaattcatttaaaaactaGCATCAATCCTAAGAGGCACCATTGTCTCTTTCAGTGTCATGGCTCATTCCTGGGACATGTAAAGTTatcatgggggaggggggaagtgatTTTGAACATGTGCTTCCTCTCCTAAGAACAAGCCTCATCAGTTTTTGGAAACAAATGCAGCATTGTTCCCATACTTAGATTGATAACTGACTTACCCAATGTTTTTCTAGGCAAGCAAGCAGCCTTGGAAATGCCCCGTGCTCCCCCACCTCAGCTCAGCTAATTTAAGTTTTTGAATTGCTGAGATAAAACCTAACTGCCTCCTTTGGACCTTTAATTCTGTACGCCATGATTCTTTTGTGCTTCAATGGGGCAAATGTAATGAGAATTCCAGGCACCTTTCCCAAATGGGATTAATAAGGCTTTTTTTAAAGACTCAGAGGTGTCAGTTCCATATCTGCTGATGGAGCTTAGAAGATGGTTGACGAGAAACCATCCAATAATAAGTGATGGTAGGTTTTTGTTGGCCTTATGGTACAAAGCCCAATCTGTGTGTCGCTTGTAGAAATGGATTAAGAATTCCTTTTCCAACCCGTGGTCACTGTAAGCTGGGAAGTTTCTTCTTCACTGCTGCAACCTCTTGGGTCTTATGCAGTTAGTGAGTGGGATGGTCCTCACGGTTTCACAGAAGCTGGGTCAAATGGGCAGGGAACGAGTGTATAGAGCACTGCTCTTCTACAGCGTCTTTTGCTGCAGCATCTGGAAGTATCCATCCATATACATCGAGCAGGTCATTGTTGGAAGCAAGGTGTTCAACTAGATTAGATGAGATGGACCTTCCACTGGATCTAGAACAGCTCCTGTGTTCCACCAGTGTGTCATGTTTATGCAGAACTGAATTATTCTTTCAACTGGAAATCTGACTGCTCCAGTATCTGAAACTGGcttgactattttttttaatgccaatgttcttgctgttcctcctccccatcacatTATGATCTGATTCATGTAACCATGGTTTGATGGATAAATTACAATCAGCGGGATTTGCACCATATGCTAGGCCACGTTATGGTTCAGCACCATACCTGCACTCAGCCTGCTCTGTCTGCCAGCCTTTATTCAAGATCTCCACAGATTTCttaaaaggcagggacctaaacTGCTTCTGGGTGGAGCAGCTCCATCCCCTATTTCTTCTGTTGAAAAGGTCCCATTGTTTGAGCTGCATTCTCCCTTCCTGGCCGTGAGGGCTGTGTTCACACACTGGAGTCATCCCAGACATGGTGCCAATGTGTTCCAAGACTGATTCAAACTCTCAGGTGGCCCTGAGTCAGCATTGCTTAGGGTGCTTCTTCTACTTCTTTGTAACAATCTCTGCAACTGAATGAAATCCAGATACCCGGCTTGGTTACAGAATGGTTCGcatgagctttatttatttacagaatttatatggctgcccattgtACATTtataaccctgggtggctaacaactaTTCAGAAAAGTATATAATAAAGCCTCTAATCCCAAAATAAAAACCAagttaaaataatcataatagCTAGGGCACCATAACAGACTCCCAACGCTACACCTACAGTATATTGGCTCAATTAATATCTCATCCCAGCGGCTGAGGGAAGAGTCATCACACCTTTCTGAAAGGCCATGAGAGTTGGGGTCCTCTGGATTTCAGAGGGCAGGCTGCCACATAGGCCAGGTGCCATAACAGTGAAGGCACATCTCCTTGGTCCAACCAGATGATATTATTGAACAGAGGGGGCTTGGAACACCCCCAGGTTGTTGCATCTAGTGGAATGGGCAGaaaccctcagggagaggcgatCCTGCAAGTAACCGAGCCCTGtaccaggtagggctttaaagatggcaactagaaccttgaattgcacccagaaatacacTGAGAggcagtgcagcttgcacagtagTGATGTAGCACAGGTGAACCTTGGTGCACCCTGAACAGTgcataccactgcattctgaaccagtggAAGCTTCTGAGTGTTTTTCAAGGACAGACCCAcgtagagcacgttgcagtagtccaattgcgaagtgaccaaggcatgagtgactgtgagcagggcctccaagtccaggaatgggtgcagttggtgcacaagctggatttgtgcaaaagcccctctggccacagcagccacctgctctttgagcaggagccatgagtccaggaggactcccatgTTGCACACCAACTCTATCCAGGGGAAGTGCTACCCTGTGAAGAGTTAAAGATAAATCTCCAGGTCCAAGGGGCCCAAAAAGCCAAAGCCACTCTgttttgctagggttgagtcatggcctgttcttctccatccagaccctcataggCTCCAGGCGCTGGGCAAGCAAAGCAATGCTGATGATGGAATGATGGCATGATAAAGGAAAGACGACACTATACTTCTGATGACTGAGGCTATGAGAAGTGCGTCTAAACATATACCAAGGGCATTTAATGTTATCTTGCCCAAATCGGCTGTCTTTTTCCatggagcagaaaaaaaaaggcaggaaggTGATCTTTAGTGGACAAATAGGCAGAAATGAAAAGATTAAAGAGCCCCTTCTCTGCTTTACTTGCTTATCTTTAAATGCATCAAGTAACAACTGGGGAAGCAATTCAGTTTTGAACTGCACCTAATTTTGGTCTGTACCTAAGAGCTGTGGAAGTTCAGAACTTCCACATCAGAAGTTCTGCACTTCTGGGCGCTGCATCTTTGTGGCCATTCCTCAACCTAGAAGTTACCAGTTCGtgaaaccagcgtttctcaaccttagcaacttttaagatatgtggacttcagtcgcttcaaatgctggctggggaattctgggaattgaggtccatgtatcttaaagttgccaaggttgagaaacactgagttaaactATACATATTCCAGCAGAGCAATACTGGGATTTACCCCAGCTGTAGTTATAAACAGAATAATATGGTCATTGCACAACACATTATACTAGACTTCTGAGTGCAGAATTGTAATCGTTTTTTGTGTAGCAGGCAAAATGACCTGTCTGCAGGAGATCCTTGTGGGGAAACTCATTTTTGAGCATGTGAACTGTGGTGTACTGCATATTACATCCCCTTCCAACCCCTGACCCCCATTTCCTCAACAGGGCAAAAGCAAGTTCAAATTCACCCAAGCGCTGCTTTGTCTTTTGCTGCTTTCAGGCTGCAGGCAGGCCCTTCTACGCTGGCTACGATCTTCCCTGTGGACAGCCACCAAAGCAGCAGGACACTAAGAACAGCTGACACCATGACACTGGCAGGTATGGGAATGCTCTCTTTTAAGGGCTTTCCTCCATTGGCATTTAACTATGGTATAAACATCCCCTGATAACATTCCTACTTGCTATATCCCTATAATGTTGCCATATGTCACCCTTAGCTGTACTGGTGCTACAATAGTGGTTTCCCTTTATGGTATCAACAACTTCACTGCCCATGCTCTTAGTGACCCAGGAAAATAGGGTCAGCCTAGTGCCTATTGGCCAATTCAGGCTAGTTTTGGCACCACCATTCTGTCTCTGGACTTTCTCCTATACTgtcgtttttttcccctttccctgcaGAAATAGCTGGGATTGTGATTATGGGGCTGCAGAGTTTTGCAAGAACATCAGTCAGTGCAAAAGCAGGAGAGGCCAGGGTGAGCCACTGGTTAAAACTCACCGTTTCCCCAAGCCTAGTGGGCAGCCATTCAGCAGGCTTACAGAGTTGGCAAGGAGATCCAAACTCTTTGGCTTTCCCAGGCTAAACTATGCACTGTGGGGCAGGGAAAGTTGCTACCTCTCTGACTTCATGGCCAGCCTATCCCTGCATTGGTGTTGGGATTGGAGGATGGTTTCCCGCTGGGTGGGGGCATTTGGAAAGGGAGAGGTCACAAAGCCTAATATGATAGGGATTAGCAATGGGGACAGCAGATTTTACGTGGGATGTAGTTTTCTGCTGTCTGAATAGCACGTTGATCCGGCAGTTGagatcatgctggctggtgaattctgggagttgaagtccgtacatcttacagttgccaagtttgagaagcactgtgcTAAACTAATCAAAGAGCTACCAGATTGTCACTAGCTGGCAGCAAAGAGTCAtactttttgtatcttttttttttttgcttccatttAGAAATAGTCTTGGTAGAGAAATTCTCCATTTGTCCCTACCAGTTCTTATTTAATCTGATGCAAGCAAATTTGCTTCTGCAAGtcctttcaaaggaaaagagaattctAGTGACATTCTCACTGCTGGAGTACGGTGTTCTTGCACTTGTTTAGTTGTAAAGTGGCCAATGGGTTCAGTATGACCGAGCGTCCTGTCTTTTGCTCTTCCACTCTCTCCCCAGAGATCTGCTGCCTCCATGGCTTCCCATGCTTTAGTTAAACCCCAAGAAAGATACCAAGAGTAAATTTTTCCCATGGGATGCTTTAGCAGTAATGATACTGGCATAGCTCAGGGGAAATCCTATCCTGGAGAACCATGGGGGGATCTTCATCTCCCATGCCTAGAGGAATTCAGCTCAATCATCTTTCTGATTTCTCTGCTTGCAGTTTTGCTGGAGAACTTCTAAAGACCATTGGGCACCTAATTAACTAATTCATATTTCTATTCTCCAAATGGGTTGCTTGTTTCCTGCTTCTTTCCCCAGCTCCAGAACTTCCTTTTGAGATGTGATGACCAGATGTGGACACACAGCATTTCAAATGCAATTGCATTGTGAATTTGTATAAACGCATCACCAGAACTCAGGATATGAAAATAAAGCCAATGACagctcttcctcccccctccccccacttgaGGGACACTCTCTTTCCATATCTGTTCTTTGCCATGAAATGAGGAGCGAAGCCAAGAAAATAAGGCCAGGAACAAATGCCAGTGAAATTGCTAGTAAAGCCTCCTTTTTTGTAATGGgagttttaattttctttgggAATTCTATTGTTTCTTatagcctacaaagaaaaaatgaaagagctCCCCCTGGTGTCCCTCTTCTGTTCCTGCTTCCTCTCAGACCCTTTAAATAAACCATCTTATAAATATGAAGGTAAGTGGAAACtcacattgttgccaagaaagctatagTTATAACTGAGGGAGAATGCTGCTCTTCCAAGGGCTCTGTGTTGGCCTTGGCATAACATATTATGGATGACAATTTATATTAGATTATGttctattaattattttatgttattaagATAGATAATGCAAAAATGAGATAATGAGGTAATATATAGTTGACATTCTAGGATTCTGTAATTGGATTCACAAAATGTGCTTAGTTGGATTAATGAATTAAGCCAATTTTCTGGACTCTCGCAGTACATGGAATAATAAATTATCCAGGCAGGTtgggtttgcaaaaaaaaaaaaacccagaacaagCTAAGCTAACTGAGTTTCATGTGTTGTTCCAGTGCAGCTGCTAGATTTTTAGCTGAACCAattaagcatattgtgtgaacttgGCCTTGGAGAAGAAATATGTTAGtgcctcctttttttctctgGCTCAGCTTCATTTGCCAGCATGAGGGAAGAGTAGGCACTCGAGGAAGGGACTTTTCACACAATGATTTCCAAACTTGGTACACTTCTTTCAGGAAACCCTTTCCTTCCATGCCTAGTTCTCTGCTGATGAACCCCATCATGTCTGCCCTGAAGGACCTCAGTGTTACAGAGGAAACTTGAGATAAGAGACTGCAGATCTCCCTGTGAGATACAGATTTCACAGTGATTTTCTCTGTGGCCTAGAGAAATTCTACCCATTGCTAGTTTAACTGCTTCTTGGCATACTTATTTCTCAgcttttccctccctttcttttttagTAGACACTGTAGACTTGACCTGGTGTGTCATATCTGACATGGAGGTCATTGAGCTCAACAAGCGCACCTCAGGACAATCCTTTGAAGTTATCCTTAAGCCACCATCTTTCGATGGAATCCCTGAATTCAATGCCTCCTTGCCTCGACGGCGTGACCCTTCATTGGAGGAGATCCAGAAGAAGCTAGAAGCTGCTGAGGAGCGGCGTAAGGTGAGAAATAGTTTGTATCTTCATGGTAGCCGCAGTGTGGTTAGGAAATTTAATGGGCTTTATGGCAATAGAGAGCCACCTCTTTAGATAGTAAAGCATATTATTCACTCATTCAAAATGCACTGAGCTAACCATCCTGTTCTGAGGATTCTCCCTATCGTTCTGCTGAGTAGGGCGTTAATCTTTGCCTTCCCCAATGGCACCAAGCTTGGTTAATAGGTTAGACATTATAGAGGATAATTAGATCATGCGAATAGATTGATAGGGAATCTGCCCATTCGTTTTCAATGCCAGGAAAAGTGTGAATCATTGCTGTAGAAAAATAAAGATTGTTCCCACGGTTCCATTAAATTACTCCAGGAAAAAAGTTTTCCCTGTTTGGATGCCTCCAGAATTATGGGcatcaattcctagaattcttcacagaaccatgctggctggaaattatggAATGTGCCCAAGTTGGGGAAGCTGCTctagaagaaaaaatatagttgCCAATTTCCTATGTTCTGACCAATCATTACAAACAATTTGAAAGACTGACAACTTTGCACTGCCTGGCTGAGTTCACTCAATGTACTTGCTGGGTCAGTTAAGAACTTAGTGATTCCATTTATACCATGTGCAAAAATGGATTAATTTTCATCTTGGTTAGGAGAATTTTTGTTGGCATAAAGTGTGCAAACTCAGCctctttggttagtttatggttcaatataTTGTGCAAACCAGATTAAGTATATTGTACAAGCCCAGCCTCTCTCAAatacttttaattaatattattcatACACACGTTTTATTACAGTTGAGATATTTAAGCATTTGATTAACAACCATTGAAAAGTTACCATGGGGTAGAGAGTGACTAGCCAAAAGGTATCCAGTGAGGTCTGTGGCTGACTGTGGACTTGACTCTGGGTTTTCCTGCTCCtgatccagcaccttaaccactacaacacacTGACTCTCAAATATTACCATTTGGCTACATTTCCCCATTGAGTTGGGAAATATGCTCTTAAAGTGTGCTTGCCTTGTTCTATTAACTTAACCAATCCATTTGGTAAATAATatttactaaaataataaaatactagaaGAAAATCATGTCTGATTCAAATGAGTGCAATTCATTGGTACCACCAGTCAAGTGTAATGGAAATGAATTCCATTCATTTGTTCATAAAGCAGTATAAAACAGTCCTGTAGTTATGCATAATATTGAAATCTTAGGCAGATGCTTAACATAAGCTAGAGTGTATGGAAAGAAACCATTTTTAGCTCCTCCTGTGAACAGTGAGAGAAATAGGAATTCAAGCAAAATGTTAGGTAACTCTCCAGTTGCTTACGAAACAGTTCCAAGGGATGGGCTGATCTCAGGAAGGAGGACATTGGCAATGCTTTCCAGCTTGTGAATTACTGATAATCTAGTACAGTAATTCATCCTTGTCCGGGCCTGACCTTGACAGATAGTCATGAATGGCTTCTGGGCTACaactgtggggaaaagaggtgaATGAATTTCTTTTCCTGCCTCAGCTTTTTTCTTAGATCCCAAGTTAACCCCTTTGCTGTCACCTTGATCTTAGGAAGTGATCTTTGTCTACTCCTTTCCATTTGGAAATACTTTGGGAAACATTTTGTTAGAACTCTGGGTTCCTTATTTGCTAATAGTTTTCCTACTCCTTAAGCTCGAAATCATATCCAGGTTAACACATTTAAAGTTTGGCAAGTGGCTGCCCAAGAGAGGGCCTTACCTATGGTAGCTTTGTTAAGGCAGGGGAGGCATCTCAGTTTACTATCAACAATTATACAGGGCTTGACAGGCATTCTTGATAACTGCACTCTCAACAAGGCTTATGCAAAATGTAATGTGCCATTGCAAAGGCAGGCCTTTGATCTCCCCTTGCTTGAATCATCATGCATGAAACCAGAGGTGATCAAGTCAACCTCCTGAAAACTGAGTAGAACAATCAATCTTTGCACAAAGGAGAAATTGCTAAAACAGATTATAATGTTCATATCTGGGTGTCTTTGACTGATAAACCCCACTGTGGGCTCTGCATTGCCCATCTAACAGATTCATTCATGCGGACAACGCACTCAGATAGCAATaaataaagctctgctttgcCAGCATCTAGGTGTAGCTTTATTTAGCAAGACACAAGCAAAGAATATCTTCAAGTATCTTTACCTGAAGTTTACTTGAAAATTTTTTCAAGATTATATGATAAGCATAAAATTTATAAGGAATAGGAAAATAACAGGAAAAGTTTCAAGTATGTAAGGTAAGAATATACTGTAGGTTCATGACAACCTGAAGCTTGGATTTCAGAGAAGAATCAAATATAGGCCCAAACCTAACCACCTCACCAACTTTGCAATGGTTTCCTCAGTGAGGTACCCTTGGTGCCATCTTTGTTGTATTTTTGGCACTGGGCAAAGGTATTATTCTTCTCCCAGGCTTTTAAtcatgatattttaatttttttttacttcttttgccCTTTACATTATTCTCTTagtgtttatttaattttgtatattttatatagtgtTCAGGAATGTCCACAAGGAGtggtttaaaaaatcaagatggtggccatgacagtgcaatcaaagccctgcctgttTTATATGCATTGCAGCTGAGGCTCAGATCGCACatcctggctgccatcttaacttttttgaccattcCTTGTGGAGATCCATGATAGTGTTATACAGTACGTTTCTGCTAATTTTTTAACTCATTCTTTGAATATATTATAAACCAGtttgagatttttatttttaaatgggaaacaGTGTACAAATAAAACATACagatattttgtataaatgaatcATCCCAAATTGGGTGCCATGGCTTGCCACTGATTTCTAGTAGGAACTGAATGAAATGAGGTTCTTCCAGGTCCAGCTTTCACATAGGCTTGATGTActgaaagaagcagaaaacaaaagtCTGGgtattctccctttttttttaagcaggggAAGGAATCTAGCCCCCCCACCCTAAGTGTTATCACCTCACCAGGCCAtggacaatattttaaaaaatgctgtgctGCTGTCAATAAGTTACTTGTTTTTGTGCTACGTGATCTTTGAAAGGTCATATATGATCCATCCATTACAATTGCTTgacattttacaaattaaaagCCAGGCAAGCCTGCTTGAGCTGGTGGTTAATAGTACTCTATAAAGTAGCCCTTAGGATGCATAGAGGGAAGTGAGATCCTGACCTGCAAGGGAAACTGGCATAAGTTAAATTGAAAGGCTTTGTCCCAACAGTGTTAATTCAACCAGAAGGAAGAAGGCAGGGGATGTAAAAAATCTGCATATGTGACACTGAACAGGTTTTCTTGCTATATTTAAGCATTCAGCAGGGGAAAGAAGACTTCCCAAATGCATCTTGATGAACACAGGGTACAGGTAGAAGTATGGTTGGAATATTGAGACTGAAAATGTTAAAATCCCTGTAAGGCAATTGGAAATCTACCTTCTCAGCCATTCATCAATTTAGCTAGATGATGTTGGGCTACAGTtcacatcatccccagccagcatggccaggtTGGACAGACTTAGAgttttagaaaggaaaaagaaggaaataacaaTGCAACATTTGGGAATGCCATATACCCCCTAGAATAGTTTTATGCAGAAGTCTTATCGAATTTTAAACCAGGTAAAATAGAAAGCTTCTTATAAAGGGAATAATGCATACCTCACACACATATATTGATATTTGTGTCTGGAATTTTCATGACACATTCCAGCTGTGTTTGAGCACATTCATCTGTTGTTGCAAAGCTCTTAGCAACTTTGTTTTGGGGTCAGGACAGGAGGCAAGAGTGCAGAAATTGGCCAACTTCGACATACACGACAAGCAGATTACTGAATCCCAGTACTGATTTTTGACTTTTTAACAGATTGTCTTTACATTGTCAGCTGTTTAGATGTTGGAATTTCTCCCTGTATCAGGTCAATAGATCCGATCTTGTTGTAACTGCAAAATATCCCAATAAAGCACAGATTTTATTAGTGGAGTTTTACTTGGAGCCTACAACATCTAACCTGGGGTCTGCTTCGTTGTCCTTCATCCAATAGACCCAATATGTGTATatcatttttgtattattctaTGGGTATAGTACCAGGAAGCAGAACTCCTGAAGCATCTGGCAGGGAAACGGGAACATGAACGGGAGGTCATCCAGAAAGCCATTGAGGAGAACAACAATTTCATCAAAACTGCCAAGGAGAGGCTGATGCAGAAAATGGAGTCTAACAAGGAGAACCGAGAGGCACATTTAGCTGCTATGTTGGAACGTCTGCAGGAGAAGGTGAGGGGGCAACGGTAGTAAGAATGGAGATGGAAAGtgtgggttggactagatcaaGACATGTATGGTAGACTACAGTGTGTGTGAAGAAGAAGATTGCTCCTTTTTCAGGATTATTATCTTCAGTTCACAGGGCTAGCAGTATCTGAAGGCCCACCAGGAGTGTATTGTATGAATCCGGTAATAGTGCTTCAATGGTAGCCAATCAGATGTCTCTAGGAACATGATAGCAATGGccctttccttcatttttcttccatgGCTATTGATATTCAGAGATATGCTGCTCCTCAAGGAGATTAACGGAAGCTATGGGAGCCCTATGCATGAATTTGCGTATCCCACTAAATTGGTGACTGTAGCCACATCTtgtggtgtctttttttttttctttttcaggataaGCATGCTGAGGAGGTCCGGAAGAACAAGGAATTAAAGGAAGAGGCCTCAAGGTAAAGAGGTCCTCAGGCAGATAATAATTTGGACTGACGGCTCCAAGGAAAGACGGCAGCAGGCGGCAGTACATGGTGGAGGCTGCCTTAATGCAAAGTTGACTGAGGAACTGGGATTGTCCTCTGCTTTCGTTGTTTGTGAATGTAAAGAATTGATGGGAGAAGCCATCTCATGTGtttcagggagggagggggacaTAAGGGGAAGAGGAAGCTGTGAAGAAGAAGTGTCTGTatctggggagggaagagggtgGGCATGGATGAGAAGACACCCCCAAACTGAGATGATCTGTCGTCTTTTTCCCACATGGGTATTTCTCAAGGTGGAATCCAAATACTGGAGGGGTGGTAAGAATACCAATTATGTAGGGAAGTGTCAAAGAAGGGTTGGGGGTGGGCTGGGgcaatgaagaaagaaaagtaatctAAAATTAGTGATGAGCCATGAGCAAGCAGAGGAGGTAAAATCACCTCTGGGGTGAGTGTTGTCTTGTGTGTTTTGCCATTGTCAGTCCCCTGTGTGATAAAAATGCTCCTCATTTCTGTGTTTCCTTTGTAACTTTCCATCGTGTCTCTTAACTCCAAGGTATTACAAGCCTGGTATTGCTTAACTGAAGATGGCTGGGGTGCTGATTTTGACCCCACAGgcctctgttttaaaaataattgtaacaaTAAATACCTTTTGCCAGAGATTCACCATGTTCAGGTACGGTTatcattttccattcttttccattCAGACTTGTAGTGGAGAACCAGGTTCTTGAAGGATAATGGACTAGTTGAGGACAATTGAAACATTATTCCTTGGGACAGTAATAACAAAAGAGCACTTGTATGGATACCTTCTCAAGTAAAAGCCATGTCACTATGcaataaaacaaacacaaacatgatttaaacacacacacctgACTTCAGAACATAAAACGACAGAGGTGGCATTTATACTGACAAGAATCTGAGAAGTTTATTCTTAAAATAAGGCTTCATGATTTCAGAGTTCTTTCATAAATTCCCAGCACTTCCACACACTAGTTAGCATTTTCATCAGCTTTATAACATTCCCCTTTAAGAAGCCTGTTGGATAAAGAgctttaagaaagaaaaacaatcccC contains:
- the STMN4 gene encoding stathmin-4 isoform X2, with the protein product MTLAAYKEKMKELPLVSLFCSCFLSDPLNKPSYKYEDTVDLTWCVISDMEVIELNKRTSGQSFEVILKPPSFDGIPEFNASLPRRRDPSLEEIQKKLEAAEERRKYQEAELLKHLAGKREHEREVIQKAIEENNNFIKTAKERLMQKMESNKENREAHLAAMLERLQEKDKHAEEVRKNKELKEEASR
- the STMN4 gene encoding stathmin-4 isoform X1, whose amino-acid sequence is MTLAAYKEKMKELPLVSLFCSCFLSDPLNKPSYKYEVDTVDLTWCVISDMEVIELNKRTSGQSFEVILKPPSFDGIPEFNASLPRRRDPSLEEIQKKLEAAEERRKYQEAELLKHLAGKREHEREVIQKAIEENNNFIKTAKERLMQKMESNKENREAHLAAMLERLQEKDKHAEEVRKNKELKEEASR